The Microbacterium maritypicum genome contains a region encoding:
- a CDS encoding HAD-IC family P-type ATPase, which translates to MDNTSEPPTSGLTRTEVAERVAAGKTNAFVADTSRSAWSIVRANVFTLFNGIVFACFFVLFLVGRWQDALFGLAAFANAIIGCVQEFRAKSALDRLALMNAPRALVLRDGEEVEVAPGEVVLDDVLVFRAGEQVPADARVLTARGLQIDESMLTGESDPVEKQPGDDALSGAVVVAGEGTATATRVGADSYANHFAGEAKRFSLVSSELRTSVNRVLKCVSWIIGPVGLLVLNAQIIVLGGYSTVFSSGAWVQAVVNTIASLTAMIPLGLVLMTSIAFAVGASRLARRQVLVNELPAVEGLARVDVVCLDKTGTLTVGEIGFDEAHRLDGLTSPQEEDAAAVLAWYAASPDANATARSMRTAYPVISPVVVSGYIPFSSARKWSAVSFAEIPGTWVMGAPEMVFGDAATSSATQLGRTVTALAETGRRTLVLGHADAVLSEADVDAERLPDGLKAIIVLTFREQVRPDAAQTLAYFGRQQVGIRIISGDNPRTVAAIAREVGLDVAEGFDARGLPDDDAELADVLDRHTVFGRVTPEQKKRMVTALQSHGHTVAMTGDGVNDALAIKAADIGIAMNSGSPATKAVARLVLLDGQFSHLPDVVAEGRQVIANIERVSMLFLNKTVYATLLAIIFGAFVLEFPFLPRQLSITDGLTIGIPAFFLALMPNAARYVPGFLRRSLSFAIPSGIVVALGLTWYTFVAHGLGVHEEQLRTGATVILAVVGIWVLAVLARPLNRFKVAVVGAMFILLIAVFSIPLARQFFVLVDPGPELAVALTGITIVMVAAIEVVRLLHRRLVLSPPPRKDPSVATSASEPPVSAPRVVAGVITTVVAVLAYAFGALATGFGILVFLGRYDPDVSASVFSLTGAAIALFGLLVFAVAAGIRRGSGLSRLMLTIFLGLAIALSVIVLVFGDRWDWGAALTAAFAAGIIVLLWTPPVSRTFGRILESSMGSAAP; encoded by the coding sequence GTGGACAACACTTCGGAACCACCCACGAGCGGTCTCACCAGGACCGAGGTCGCCGAACGCGTCGCCGCCGGCAAGACCAATGCGTTCGTCGCCGACACCAGTCGCAGCGCGTGGAGCATCGTACGCGCGAACGTGTTCACCCTCTTCAACGGCATCGTCTTCGCCTGCTTCTTCGTGTTGTTCCTCGTCGGGCGATGGCAGGATGCCCTCTTCGGACTCGCGGCATTCGCGAACGCGATCATCGGGTGCGTGCAGGAGTTCCGGGCGAAGTCCGCACTCGACCGTCTCGCGCTGATGAACGCACCGCGCGCGCTGGTCCTCCGAGACGGTGAGGAGGTCGAGGTCGCGCCGGGAGAGGTCGTCCTCGACGATGTCCTCGTGTTCCGGGCCGGAGAGCAGGTACCGGCCGACGCGCGGGTCCTCACCGCGCGAGGGCTCCAGATTGACGAGTCGATGCTCACGGGGGAGTCGGACCCGGTGGAGAAGCAGCCCGGCGACGACGCGCTCTCCGGAGCCGTGGTCGTTGCGGGAGAAGGAACCGCGACCGCGACACGCGTGGGCGCTGACTCCTATGCGAACCACTTCGCGGGTGAGGCCAAGCGCTTCTCTCTCGTCTCCAGTGAGCTGCGCACATCGGTCAATCGGGTCTTGAAATGTGTCAGCTGGATCATCGGCCCGGTCGGGCTTCTCGTGCTCAATGCGCAGATCATCGTTCTCGGCGGTTACTCCACGGTCTTCTCGAGCGGTGCCTGGGTGCAGGCGGTGGTGAACACGATCGCGTCGTTGACGGCGATGATCCCGCTCGGCCTCGTGCTCATGACGAGCATCGCGTTCGCGGTGGGAGCGTCACGGCTCGCCCGCAGGCAAGTGCTGGTGAACGAGCTGCCGGCGGTGGAAGGCCTCGCGCGCGTCGATGTGGTATGCCTCGACAAGACCGGCACGCTCACAGTCGGCGAGATCGGGTTCGACGAGGCGCACCGCCTCGACGGGCTCACCTCGCCGCAGGAGGAGGACGCGGCGGCGGTATTGGCGTGGTACGCCGCGTCGCCCGATGCGAACGCGACCGCACGGTCGATGCGAACGGCCTACCCTGTGATCTCGCCTGTCGTCGTCTCGGGCTACATCCCGTTCTCGTCCGCACGCAAGTGGAGCGCGGTCTCGTTCGCCGAGATCCCTGGGACATGGGTCATGGGGGCGCCGGAGATGGTGTTCGGCGATGCGGCGACGTCGTCGGCCACGCAGCTCGGTCGCACCGTGACCGCGTTAGCCGAGACCGGCCGACGCACGCTGGTCCTCGGTCATGCCGACGCGGTGCTCTCCGAGGCCGATGTCGATGCCGAGCGGCTCCCTGACGGTCTCAAGGCCATCATCGTGCTCACGTTCCGGGAGCAGGTGCGCCCCGACGCCGCACAGACCCTCGCGTACTTCGGGCGCCAGCAAGTCGGCATCCGCATCATCTCGGGCGACAACCCTCGCACCGTCGCAGCCATCGCGCGCGAGGTCGGTCTCGACGTCGCCGAAGGGTTCGATGCCAGAGGGCTTCCCGACGATGATGCCGAACTCGCCGACGTGCTCGACCGGCACACGGTGTTCGGACGCGTCACCCCCGAGCAGAAGAAGCGCATGGTCACGGCGCTGCAGAGCCACGGGCACACCGTCGCGATGACCGGCGACGGCGTCAACGACGCCCTCGCCATCAAAGCGGCCGACATCGGGATCGCGATGAACTCGGGATCGCCGGCCACCAAGGCCGTCGCAAGGCTCGTGCTGCTGGACGGACAGTTCTCGCACCTGCCGGATGTCGTCGCCGAGGGGCGCCAGGTCATCGCGAACATCGAGCGCGTTTCGATGCTGTTCCTGAACAAGACGGTCTATGCGACGCTCTTGGCGATCATCTTCGGCGCATTCGTCCTCGAGTTCCCGTTCCTGCCGCGTCAGCTCTCCATCACCGACGGCCTCACCATCGGCATCCCCGCGTTCTTCCTCGCGCTCATGCCCAACGCGGCGCGCTACGTCCCGGGGTTCCTCCGGCGCTCGCTCAGCTTCGCGATCCCTTCGGGCATCGTCGTCGCCCTGGGACTGACCTGGTACACGTTCGTCGCGCACGGACTGGGCGTGCACGAGGAGCAGCTGCGCACAGGAGCCACGGTCATCCTCGCCGTCGTGGGCATCTGGGTGCTGGCCGTCCTCGCGCGCCCGCTCAATCGGTTCAAGGTGGCCGTCGTGGGGGCGATGTTCATCCTGCTCATCGCCGTGTTCAGCATTCCGCTGGCCAGACAGTTCTTCGTGCTCGTCGATCCCGGGCCGGAGCTCGCCGTCGCGCTCACCGGGATCACGATCGTCATGGTCGCAGCGATCGAGGTCGTGCGGCTGCTGCACCGCCGCCTCGTGCTGTCACCGCCGCCGCGGAAGGATCCGAGCGTCGCCACCAGCGCATCCGAACCGCCGGTATCCGCTCCCCGTGTCGTCGCCGGTGTCATCACGACCGTGGTCGCCGTCCTGGCGTACGCTTTCGGCGCCCTGGCGACCGGGTTCGGCATCCTGGTGTTCCTGGGGCGCTACGACCCGGATGTGAGCGCCTCGGTGTTCTCCCTCACCGGGGCGGCCATCGCGCTGTTCGGCCTCCTCGTCTTCGCGGTCGCCGCAGGCATCCGCCGGGGGAGCGGACTCTCGCGCCTCATGCTCACGATCTTCCTCGGGCTCGCGATCGCGCTCAGCGTGATCGTGCTCGTCTTCGGGGACCGCTGGGACTGGGGAGCCGCCCTGACCGCCGCGTTCGCAGCCGGGATCATCGTTCTGCTGTGGACTCCGCCGGTGTCGCGAACCTTCGGACGCATCCTCGAGAGCTCGATGGGCTCAGCGGCCCCGTAG